From the genome of Uranotaenia lowii strain MFRU-FL chromosome 1, ASM2978415v1, whole genome shotgun sequence, one region includes:
- the LOC129757358 gene encoding protein Aster-B-like, with protein sequence MDDSNNLSTVQNAMTSNNTSSSSGTNIVGSSSSNPSQNSPSTSGLAIAPVSAAAAPPQAPPPVGNQTLNSSNISTSTSGGDSSSTSFSSVGSSAPQLQPSAASSPVVIGLVLGEGSGSPSSLNLSTSPCCTTTANLATPSPSSVLRSSSATSNITINSGGTDKSDDNLDSCSKSSDSCNLVAVGEATSQLTGASSQKSSSAKSQKNLAERAKKTPWYNAIYPSYKARTEEFKKLFREVAAATGDDERLIVDYSCAIQKDILVHGRLYVSQNYLCFHANIIVWETRLSIRWKDVTSITKEKTARVIPNAILVCTENEKHFLTSFTSRDKTYLMLFRVWQNALMDKPINPQELWQWVHTCYGDQLGLTSDDEDYIDPYEKDNRGEDGSINSSIFKQQSSEDIPNSKEHNNNTSQSDEPTGPSIILGGEEGTMVFAATKETGTKSSKKSALAKAAFVGAEGSLSTTGELLPTDMSDSTESEPEEEFFAGVECNSLHSGRQLVHTILPINVDILFELLFSKSKFLTEFHNTRKTTDMIHGEWKLNKDGLKERVVSLTIAITQTIGPRSAQVTETQLMRDCSKPGQLYSIDVNAVQGGIPYADSFYVTQHYCMSRTKDDHTVLSVHAQIHYKKNIFGFVRGFIEKNTWVGLEDFYNALLRNLQSEYCIPPAKAKSRRSRKSNASQHAKVLEEPIPRSSIPYIHPTVAPVNSPKPNTYSHTFFSWFVVILLIILLSINVALYLKLHTLEGENENLFRDSAAAKAAFNQKILQNPPQTHADWLALLHQQETKHAQEMIKWQQILGTVTDLLRKVSSICENIPKNVTYYDDTQPHATVSKTDEL encoded by the exons atggatGATTCAAATAATCTCAGCACCGTTCAAAATGCAATGACTTCGAATAATACATCGTCGTCGAGCGGAACAAACATCGttggaagcagcagcagcaaccccAGTCAAAATTCACCCTCCACTTCCGGTTTGGCAATTGCACCagtatcagcagcagcagcacctcCACAGGCACCACCACCGGTAGGGAATCAAACCCTCAATAGTAGTAATATCAGTACTAGCACTTCCGGCGGAGACAGTTCTTCCACATCCTTTTCGTCTGTCGGATCTTCGGCACCTCAGCTGCAACCGAGTGCTGCTTCCTCTCCGGTGGTCATTGGTTTGGTTCTGGGGGAGGGAAGTGGCAGTCCATCTTCGTTAAATTTAAGTACATCTCCCTGCTGCACCACCACTGCCAATCTCGCCACACCTTCCCCGTCTTCGGTGCTCCGCAGCAGTTCGGCCACCTCGAATATCACTATCAACTCTGGCGGCACTGATAAGTCGGACGATAATCTCGACTCGTGCAGCAAGTCCAGTGATAGTTGTAATTTAGTCGCCGTCGGGGAAGCCACAAGCCAGCTAACCGGGGCCAGCTCTCAGAAATCATCATCCGCCAAGTCGCAAAAGAATCTCGCCGAACGGGCCAAGAAGACGCCCTGGTATAATGCTATTTATCCATCGTACAAGGCGCGCACCGAAGAGTTCAAGAAGCTGTTCCGCGAAGTAGCGGCCGCAACCGGGGACGATGAGCGCCTGATTGTGGACTACAGCTGCGCTATCCAGAAGGACATCCTGGTGCACGGACGGCTGTACGTCAGCCAGAACTATCTGTGCTTCCACGCCAACATCATCGTGTGGGAGACTCGGCTCTCGATCCGCTGGAAGGACGTCACCTCGATTACTAAGGAAAAGACAGCCCGGGTCATCCCGAACGCCATACTGGTCTGTACCGAGAATGAGAAGCACTTTCTCACCTCGTTCACATCGCGCGACAAGACGTATCTGATGCTCTTTCGAGTGTGGCAGAATGCGTTGATGGACAAACCAATCAATCCACAG GAACTTTGGCAGTGGGTACACACTTGTTATGGCGACCAGCTGGGACTGACCAGCGACGACGAAGACTACATCGATCCGTACGAGAAGGACAACCGTGGCGAAGACGGTAGTATTAATAGCAGCATTTTTAAGCAACAATCTTCGGAGGACATTCCAAACAGCAAGGAGCATAACAACAATACATCGCAATCGGACGAACCAACCGGACCATCGATCATTCTGGGTGGAGAGGAAGGAACCATGGTGTTCGCAGCAACAAAAGAGACGGGGACGAAGTCCTCGAAGAAGAGCGCGCTGGCTAAGGCCGCCTTCGTGGGAGCCGAGGGTAGCCTTTCAACTACCGGAGAACTTCTGCCGACGGACATGTCCGACTCGACGGAATCCGAACCGGAAGAGGAATTTTTCGCCGGGGTAGAGTGCAATTCGTTGCACTCGGGACGACAACTGGTGCACACCATACTACCCATCAACGTGGACATCTTGTTTGAATTActgttttcaaaatctaaatttttgaccGAGTTCCACAATACTCGCAAAACGACCGACATGATCCATGGCGAGTGGAAGCTGAACAAGGATGGTTTAAAGGAGCGAGTAGTTAGTTTAACCATTGCCATCACTCAGACCATTGGACCACGCAGTGCACAAGTAACGGAGACCCAGTTAATGAGGGATTGCAGCAAACCGGGCCAGCTGTACTCGATCGATGTGAATGCGGTCCAAGGGGGGATTCCGTATGCGGATAGTTTTTACGTTACCCAACACTATTGTATGTCCCGGACCAAGGATGACCACACGGTCCTATCGGTACACGCGCAAATTCATTAcaaaaagaatattttcggattcGTTAGGGGTTTTATCGAGAAAAATACCTGGGTTGGGCTGGAAGATTTCTACAATGCCCTGTTGCGTAATCTCCAAAGTGAATACTGTATTCCACCAGCTAAAGCCAAGAGTAGACGGTCTCGCAAATCCAACGCTTCCCAGCATGCGAAAGTTCTCGAAGAACCGATCCCTCGCAGCAGCATACCCTACATTCACCCTACGGTCGCACCAGTCAATTCCCCCAAACCCAACACATATTCGCACACCTTCTTCTCGTGGTTCGTGGTGATCCTACTGATAATCCTGCTATCCATCAACGTGGCTCTCTATCTCAAACTGCACACGTTGGAGGGAGAAAACGAGAACCTGTTCCGCGATTCGGCGGCTGCGAAGGCGGCCTTCAACCAAAAAATTCTACAGAATCCCCCGCAAACGCATGCCGACTGGTTAGCCCTACTCCATCAGCAGGAGACCAAACACGCCCAGGAAATGATAAAGTGGCAGCAGATCCTAGGGACCGTCACCGATCTGCTGCGCAAGGTGAGCAGCATTTGTGAGAATATTCCGAAAAACGTTACCTATTACGATGACACACAGCCACACGCCACTGTTAGCAAAACTGATGAACTGTAG